A region from the Afifella aestuarii genome encodes:
- the gloB gene encoding hydroxyacylglutathione hydrolase, which yields MAALEIVQFPARSDNYAVLVHDPDSGATAAIDAPEADPIIEALQARGWVLTDIFVTHKHFDHIEGVPALRETFSARTIGPRKSAAATGLYDKTVEDGETFKWAGRTIQVLETPGHTLDHLAYYFTEDGVAFAGDTLFALGCGRVFEGSAEQMWNSLQKLRALPDETVVYCGHEYTLANAEFAVSVDPDNEKLAERKKEVEGLRQDGHATLPTTIALEKATNPFLRADDPAFQQALGMEGEEPVAVFAETRKRKDNF from the coding sequence TTGGCGGCACTCGAAATCGTTCAGTTTCCGGCCCGTTCGGACAATTACGCCGTGCTGGTGCATGACCCTGATTCGGGGGCGACGGCGGCCATCGATGCGCCCGAAGCCGATCCCATCATCGAGGCGCTGCAGGCGCGCGGCTGGGTGCTCACAGATATTTTCGTGACCCACAAGCATTTCGACCATATCGAGGGCGTGCCGGCGCTGCGCGAGACGTTTTCCGCGCGCACCATCGGTCCGCGCAAGAGTGCGGCCGCGACCGGCCTCTACGACAAGACGGTGGAGGACGGCGAGACGTTCAAATGGGCCGGCCGCACCATCCAGGTTTTGGAGACGCCCGGACATACGCTCGACCATCTCGCCTATTATTTCACCGAGGACGGCGTCGCCTTCGCCGGCGACACGCTGTTCGCGCTCGGCTGCGGACGGGTCTTCGAAGGATCGGCCGAGCAGATGTGGAATTCGCTGCAGAAGCTGCGCGCGCTGCCGGACGAGACCGTCGTCTATTGCGGTCACGAATATACGCTCGCCAACGCTGAATTCGCCGTCAGCGTCGATCCCGACAATGAAAAGCTTGCCGAGCGCAAGAAGGAAGTCGAAGGGCTGCGCCAGGACGGCCATGCGACGCTGCCGACGACGATCGCGCTGGAAAAGGCGACCAATCCGTTCCTGCGTGCCGATGATCCGGCATTTCAGCAGGCGCTCGGTATGGAAGGCGAGGAGCCTGTCGCGGTCTTTGCCGAGACGCGCAAGCGCAAGGACAATTTCTGA
- a CDS encoding cupin domain-containing protein: MESLSAEEVIALLKLTPHPEGGHFLETFRDEREAGGRAAGTLIYFLLAEGERSHWHRIDASEAWHYYAGAPLALEIAEEGMARRRHLLGPDLAAGERPQCVVPAFAWQAAESLGAWTLVGCSVAPGFQFEAFELAEAGFEPGL; this comes from the coding sequence ATGGAAAGCCTGAGCGCGGAAGAGGTGATTGCTCTCCTCAAGCTCACGCCGCATCCGGAGGGCGGGCATTTTCTGGAGACTTTCCGAGATGAGAGGGAGGCCGGCGGGCGGGCCGCCGGCACGCTCATCTATTTTCTTCTGGCCGAAGGCGAGCGCTCGCACTGGCACCGGATCGATGCGAGCGAGGCCTGGCATTATTACGCCGGAGCGCCGCTCGCTCTCGAGATCGCCGAAGAGGGGATGGCGCGGCGCCGGCATCTCCTCGGTCCCGATCTTGCCGCCGGTGAACGGCCGCAATGCGTGGTGCCTGCCTTTGCCTGGCAGGCGGCGGAAAGCCTCGGCGCCTGGACGCTCGTCGGCTGCAGCGTGGCGCCGGGCTTTCAGTTCGAGGCGTTCGAGCTGGCGGAAGCAGGCTTCGAGCCCGGTCTCTGA
- a CDS encoding DMT family transporter, whose product MSRSLATALGTTAILMWALLALFTAASGEVPPFQLAALTFTVGTAIGFIWLWAKGRFHELRQPLSVWVFGTVGLFGYHALYFTALRNAPPVEAGLIAYLWPLLIVVFSALLPGEKLRWYHLVGALLGLSGTVLIVTRGESLSFDPRYTLGYVAALGCALTWSSYSVVSRRLASVPTGIVAGYCGTTAIGAAIAHLLFETTVWPADGGEWLAVLGLGLMPVGAAFYVWDIGVKRGDIQLLGVTSYAAPLLSTIILIAAGYGVLTPQIAVAALLITGGALLAARGGRLSRQRPGSKPASASSNASN is encoded by the coding sequence GTGAGCCGTTCTCTCGCCACCGCGCTCGGCACGACTGCGATCTTGATGTGGGCGCTGCTTGCTCTCTTCACCGCCGCAAGCGGCGAGGTTCCACCCTTCCAGCTCGCCGCCCTCACCTTCACGGTCGGCACCGCGATCGGCTTCATCTGGCTTTGGGCCAAGGGGCGGTTTCATGAACTGCGGCAGCCGCTCTCCGTCTGGGTCTTCGGCACGGTCGGCCTCTTCGGCTATCACGCGCTCTATTTCACCGCGCTCAGAAACGCCCCGCCGGTGGAAGCGGGCCTTATCGCCTATCTCTGGCCGCTTCTGATCGTCGTCTTTTCGGCGCTTCTGCCGGGCGAGAAACTGCGCTGGTATCATCTCGTGGGCGCGCTTCTCGGCCTCTCCGGCACGGTTCTCATCGTCACCCGGGGCGAGAGCCTGAGTTTTGATCCGCGCTACACGCTCGGCTATGTCGCAGCACTTGGCTGCGCCCTCACCTGGTCGAGCTATTCCGTCGTCTCGCGCCGCCTCGCCTCGGTGCCGACCGGCATCGTCGCCGGCTATTGCGGCACGACGGCGATCGGCGCGGCGATCGCGCATCTTCTTTTCGAGACGACGGTGTGGCCGGCAGACGGGGGCGAATGGCTCGCCGTCCTCGGCCTCGGCCTGATGCCCGTCGGCGCGGCCTTCTATGTCTGGGACATCGGCGTCAAACGCGGCGACATCCAGCTCCTCGGCGTGACGAGCTATGCCGCACCGCTTCTTTCCACGATCATCCTGATTGCAGCCGGCTATGGCGTACTGACGCCGCAGATCGCCGTCGCCGCACTCCTCATCACCGGCGGCGCACTTCTTGCCGCAAGAGGCGGGCGCCTCTCGCGTCAGAGACCGGGCTCGAAGCCTGCTTCCGCCAGCTCGAACGCCTCGAACTGA
- a CDS encoding YihY/virulence factor BrkB family protein, whose amino-acid sequence MAFGDSEEIWPVRLVRLIWRALRFLWRVNINAISGLLRHDGIMLASAIAFSLIFALFPFLLFLIALAGVFGGPELADYLTREAFHVMPEHMVRTIEPEVNRVLDSRNGGLITIGLLVTLVSITGAVEAVREALNKAYRCSDQRNFLHRYGGSVIFVFLGMAFLIIVSALGVALPIWLAVVRAYFPDQALYQEMISAGGRVILFLVMVAMLTSVHIFLPANHRRVRVLASGVILTVALWWVAGRIFSFYISVFANYSATYAGLGGIVALMFFLYIQALIFQYGAELNRAIDDEITNRKETWMMRHQLKLPFGRR is encoded by the coding sequence ATGGCATTTGGCGACAGCGAGGAGATCTGGCCCGTTCGTCTGGTCCGGCTGATCTGGCGCGCCTTGCGCTTCCTCTGGCGCGTCAATATCAACGCCATCTCCGGGCTGTTGCGCCATGACGGCATCATGCTGGCGAGCGCCATCGCCTTTTCGCTGATCTTCGCGCTTTTTCCGTTTCTCCTGTTCCTGATCGCGCTTGCCGGCGTCTTCGGCGGCCCGGAACTTGCCGATTATCTCACCCGCGAAGCCTTCCACGTCATGCCCGAGCACATGGTGAGAACCATCGAGCCGGAGGTGAACCGCGTCCTCGACAGCCGCAATGGCGGCCTCATCACCATCGGCCTTCTCGTCACGCTCGTCTCCATCACCGGCGCCGTGGAGGCCGTGCGCGAAGCCCTCAACAAGGCCTATCGCTGTTCCGATCAGCGCAATTTCCTGCATCGCTATGGCGGCAGCGTCATCTTCGTCTTCCTCGGCATGGCGTTTTTGATCATCGTCTCGGCGCTCGGCGTCGCCCTGCCGATCTGGCTTGCCGTCGTGCGCGCCTATTTCCCCGACCAGGCGCTCTATCAGGAGATGATCTCCGCCGGCGGCCGCGTGATCCTCTTCCTGGTCATGGTCGCGATGCTGACCTCGGTGCACATCTTCCTGCCGGCGAACCACCGCCGCGTGCGCGTCCTGGCCTCGGGCGTCATCCTGACCGTCGCTCTGTGGTGGGTGGCCGGACGCATCTTCTCCTTCTACATCTCCGTCTTCGCCAATTATTCCGCCACCTATGCCGGCCTCGGCGGCATCGTGGCGCTGATGTTCTTCCTCTATATCCAGGCGCTCATCTTCCAGTACGGTGCGGAGCTCAACCGTGCCATCGACGACGAGATCACCAATCGCAAGGAAACCTGGATGATGCGCCACCAACTGAAATTGCCCTTCGGTCGGCGTTGA
- the phbB gene encoding acetoacetyl-CoA reductase has protein sequence MARTALVTGGTRGIGAAIAKALKEAGYQVAANYCGNDEKAAAFKEETGIPVYKWDVSNEEACAQGVRQVEEDLGPVDILVNNAGITRDSMFHKMTGEQWHKVIETNLGSLFNMSRPVWDGMRERGFGRIINISSINGQRGQIGQVNYSASKAGELGFTKALAQEGARKGITVNAITPGYIATEMIKAVPQEVMDKRILPQIPIGRLGEPEEVGRIVVFLASDDAGFITGSTLTANGGQYMP, from the coding sequence ATGGCACGGACTGCACTGGTCACAGGCGGAACCCGCGGCATCGGCGCCGCCATTGCAAAGGCTCTGAAAGAGGCCGGCTATCAAGTTGCAGCAAATTATTGCGGCAATGACGAAAAGGCTGCCGCCTTCAAGGAAGAGACCGGCATTCCCGTCTACAAATGGGACGTGTCCAACGAAGAAGCCTGCGCCCAGGGCGTGCGCCAGGTCGAAGAAGACCTCGGCCCCGTCGACATTCTCGTCAACAATGCCGGCATCACCCGCGATTCCATGTTTCACAAAATGACGGGCGAGCAGTGGCACAAGGTGATCGAGACCAATCTCGGCTCGCTCTTCAACATGTCGCGCCCGGTCTGGGACGGGATGCGTGAGCGCGGCTTTGGCCGCATCATCAACATCTCGTCGATCAACGGCCAGCGCGGCCAGATCGGCCAGGTGAATTATTCCGCCTCCAAGGCGGGCGAACTCGGCTTCACCAAGGCGCTCGCCCAGGAAGGCGCTCGCAAGGGCATCACCGTCAACGCCATCACCCCGGGCTACATCGCCACCGAGATGATCAAGGCCGTCCCTCAGGAAGTGATGGACAAGCGGATTTTGCCGCAGATCCCCATCGGCCGCCTCGGAGAACCTGAGGAAGTCGGCCGCATCGTGGTCTTTCTCGCCTCCGATGACGCCGGCTTCATCACCGGCTCCACCTTGACGGCCAACGGCGGCCAGTACATGCCCTGA
- a CDS encoding acetyl-CoA C-acetyltransferase — MPNIVIASAARTPVASFNGAFASVPAHDLGAVAIKGALDRAGVSPEEVTEVILGQILTAAQGQNPARQAAMAAGCPKETTAWGINQLCGSGLRAVALGMQQIAQGDADIIVAGGQESMSMAPHAAYLRQGVKMGDYKMVDTMLRDGLLDAFNGYHMGVTAENVARQWQITREQQDSFAVASQNKAEAAQKAGRFKDEIVPVTVKGRKGDTVVEDDEYIRAGTTIEKVSALRPAFDKEGSVTAGNASGINDGAAAAVIMTAEMAEKRGIEPLARIVSWATAGVDPAVMGTGPIPASRKALEKAGWTIDDLELIEANEAFAAQACAVNKDLGWNTEIVNVNGGAIAIGHPVGASGARVLTTLLFEMQRRGVKKGLATLCIGGGMGVAMCVERP, encoded by the coding sequence TTGCCCAATATCGTTATTGCGAGTGCTGCACGCACCCCGGTTGCATCCTTCAACGGCGCCTTTGCGAGCGTGCCGGCGCACGATCTCGGCGCGGTGGCCATCAAAGGCGCGCTGGACCGTGCCGGCGTGTCGCCGGAGGAAGTGACGGAAGTCATCCTGGGTCAGATCCTCACCGCGGCCCAGGGCCAGAACCCGGCCCGGCAGGCCGCCATGGCCGCCGGCTGCCCGAAAGAGACGACCGCCTGGGGGATCAATCAGCTCTGCGGCTCCGGCCTGCGCGCCGTCGCGCTCGGCATGCAGCAGATCGCCCAGGGCGATGCCGACATCATCGTGGCCGGCGGCCAGGAATCCATGTCGATGGCCCCGCATGCGGCCTATCTTCGGCAGGGCGTGAAGATGGGCGACTACAAGATGGTCGATACCATGCTGAGGGACGGGCTCCTAGATGCCTTCAACGGCTACCATATGGGCGTGACGGCCGAGAACGTCGCCCGTCAGTGGCAGATCACCCGCGAACAGCAGGACAGTTTCGCCGTCGCCTCGCAGAACAAGGCCGAAGCCGCGCAGAAGGCCGGCCGCTTCAAGGACGAGATCGTCCCCGTCACCGTGAAGGGCCGCAAGGGCGATACGGTGGTCGAGGACGACGAATATATCCGCGCCGGAACCACGATCGAGAAGGTCTCCGCCCTGCGTCCGGCCTTCGACAAGGAAGGCTCCGTCACCGCAGGCAATGCCTCGGGCATCAACGACGGCGCGGCAGCCGCCGTCATCATGACGGCCGAAATGGCGGAAAAGCGGGGCATCGAGCCGCTTGCCCGCATCGTCTCCTGGGCAACCGCGGGCGTCGATCCGGCCGTGATGGGCACGGGACCGATCCCCGCCTCCCGCAAGGCGCTTGAGAAGGCCGGCTGGACCATCGACGACCTCGAGCTCATCGAAGCCAACGAGGCCTTTGCCGCGCAGGCCTGTGCGGTCAACAAGGATCTCGGCTGGAACACGGAGATCGTCAACGTCAATGGCGGCGCCATCGCCATCGGCCATCCGGTCGGCGCCTCCGGCGCGCGGGTTTTGACGACGCTTCTCTTCGAGATGCAGCGCCGCGGCGTCAAAAAGGGGCTCGCCACGTTGTGTATCGGCGGCGGCATGGGCGTCGCCATGTGCGTAGAGCGCCCCTAA
- the phaR gene encoding polyhydroxyalkanoate synthesis repressor PhaR, with protein MSQETPTVIKKYANRRLYHTGTSTYVTLEDLAEMVKAGEDFTVTDAKTGEDITRGVLGQIIFEQENKGQHLLPIAFLRQLIRYYGDSMQTFLPTYLETSLSAFSRNQDKLRDQMSRALKGDAFGAMEEQARRNMDMFTEAMRMFTPFPQAGSAAGTRSAPRTAEGQAEEIEALREQLREMQRTIETIASERKQ; from the coding sequence ATGAGCCAAGAGACCCCAACCGTTATCAAGAAATACGCCAATCGGCGTCTCTACCACACAGGCACCTCGACCTATGTGACGTTGGAAGATCTCGCCGAGATGGTGAAAGCCGGCGAAGATTTTACTGTCACCGATGCCAAGACCGGAGAGGACATTACACGCGGTGTCCTCGGCCAGATCATCTTCGAGCAGGAAAACAAGGGACAGCATCTTCTGCCGATCGCCTTTCTGCGTCAGCTGATCCGGTATTACGGCGACAGCATGCAGACCTTCCTGCCCACCTATCTCGAAACCTCGCTGTCGGCCTTCAGCCGCAATCAGGACAAGCTGCGCGACCAGATGAGCCGTGCGCTCAAGGGCGACGCTTTCGGTGCGATGGAGGAGCAGGCGCGGCGCAACATGGATATGTTCACCGAGGCGATGCGCATGTTCACCCCCTTCCCGCAGGCGGGTTCCGCTGCGGGCACGCGTTCGGCGCCGCGAACGGCGGAAGGTCAGGCGGAAGAGATCGAGGCTTTGCGCGAGCAGCTTCGCGAGATGCAGCGCACCATCGAGACGATCGCGAGCGAGCGCAAGCAATAG
- a CDS encoding diguanylate cyclase domain-containing protein: MAKRSTKNVAGSRGDYVPDTTPVVAAPSASQHPAAGATAQAILTEIGETVYEWDLATDKLRWASNAAGALGIPNLRKIESGRDFETLVDPDSLMNRTQAVRHAIAVDYGDGVPYEVTYALRVGSEGNKRKIWVRDRGRWYGNHEGEPVLARGAVRVQPAGPGDPQQAERPRFFKERANFLRLLEDTLAVSQHYAVPFILAVVSIDNLKLAAETYGPQIIDPILQEFSTTIEKTVRDTDVVGELAEGEIGIILNRIDPQEAETAVQRIAERMMTVTVPLRDRVVVPVVSVGALVVSGTEADSMRDCLDAVRRALIRAQKAGGGHLVIDRVDEPGAGEPQKAREDDVDELLRTVREGRLILSQIPVREAETGKTVFLHLAPHLLNEDGDLVPAGKAVDRAEGLGFAQLVDMRLLYLTRERLAAAPKQRFCLGVSTGALLNEVWLANLERILRETSGAPDRLIIAVPFDTLLARGDEAAELVESVRSLGAKLAVRRFDGRFWDARPLGQMGLEFLELELAQLRMEEAEAEDRAWTSTADLVAAMGLKALVSGTSSTEEEARLAKAGFPLIEKKPA; the protein is encoded by the coding sequence TTGGCAAAACGCAGCACGAAGAATGTCGCGGGTTCGCGTGGCGACTACGTGCCGGATACGACGCCGGTGGTGGCCGCCCCGTCCGCGTCTCAGCATCCCGCAGCCGGCGCCACCGCACAGGCGATCCTCACCGAAATCGGCGAAACCGTCTACGAGTGGGATCTCGCCACCGATAAGCTTCGCTGGGCGAGCAATGCGGCCGGCGCCCTCGGCATTCCCAATCTCCGCAAGATCGAAAGCGGCCGCGACTTCGAGACCCTCGTCGATCCCGACAGTCTGATGAACCGCACCCAGGCGGTGCGCCACGCAATCGCCGTCGATTACGGTGACGGCGTGCCTTACGAAGTCACCTACGCCCTGCGCGTCGGCAGCGAAGGCAACAAGCGAAAAATCTGGGTCCGCGACCGCGGCCGCTGGTACGGCAATCACGAAGGCGAACCGGTTCTCGCCCGTGGCGCGGTCCGCGTGCAACCGGCCGGCCCCGGCGATCCGCAACAAGCCGAAAGGCCGCGCTTCTTCAAGGAGCGCGCCAATTTTCTCAGGCTTTTGGAAGACACGCTCGCCGTCTCCCAGCACTACGCCGTCCCCTTCATCCTCGCCGTCGTCTCGATCGACAATCTGAAGCTGGCGGCCGAGACCTACGGGCCGCAGATCATCGACCCGATCCTGCAGGAATTCTCCACCACGATCGAAAAGACCGTGCGCGACACCGATGTGGTCGGCGAACTCGCCGAGGGCGAGATCGGCATCATCTTGAACCGCATCGACCCGCAGGAGGCGGAGACGGCCGTTCAGCGCATCGCCGAGCGCATGATGACGGTCACCGTCCCGCTGCGCGACCGCGTCGTCGTGCCGGTCGTCTCGGTCGGCGCACTCGTCGTCTCCGGCACCGAAGCCGACAGCATGCGCGATTGCCTCGACGCCGTCCGCCGTGCGCTGATCCGCGCCCAGAAGGCAGGCGGCGGCCACCTCGTCATCGATAGGGTCGACGAGCCCGGCGCGGGCGAGCCCCAGAAGGCCCGGGAAGACGATGTCGACGAGCTCTTGCGCACTGTGCGCGAAGGCCGCCTCATCCTGTCCCAGATTCCCGTTCGCGAGGCTGAGACCGGCAAGACGGTCTTTCTGCATCTCGCACCGCATCTTTTGAACGAGGACGGAGACCTCGTCCCCGCCGGCAAGGCCGTCGACCGCGCCGAAGGACTGGGCTTCGCGCAGCTCGTCGACATGCGGCTTCTCTATCTGACGCGCGAACGCCTCGCGGCGGCGCCCAAACAGCGTTTCTGCCTCGGAGTCTCCACCGGCGCGTTGTTGAACGAAGTCTGGCTCGCCAATCTGGAGCGCATCCTGCGCGAGACGTCGGGCGCCCCGGACCGCCTCATCATCGCGGTACCGTTCGACACGCTGCTCGCCCGCGGCGACGAGGCCGCAGAACTCGTGGAGAGCGTGCGCAGCCTGGGCGCGAAGCTCGCCGTGCGTCGTTTCGACGGCCGGTTCTGGGATGCGCGGCCTTTAGGGCAGATGGGCCTCGAATTTCTCGAGCTTGAGCTGGCCCAACTGCGCATGGAGGAGGCGGAGGCCGAAGATCGCGCCTGGACGAGCACGGCCGATCTTGTCGCCGCGATGGGGCTGAAGGCCCTCGTATCCGGCACCTCCTCCACAGAGGAAGAGGCGCGCCTGGCAAAAGCCGGCTTCCCCCTCATCGAAAAGAAGCCGGCCTGA
- the rpmF gene encoding 50S ribosomal protein L32: protein MAVPKRKTTPMKRGFRRSADGLKQPAYVEDKDSGELRRPHHIDLKSGKYRGRQVLEPKASV, encoded by the coding sequence ATGGCTGTTCCGAAAAGAAAAACCACGCCGATGAAGCGCGGCTTCCGGCGTTCCGCAGACGGGCTGAAGCAGCCCGCCTATGTCGAAGACAAGGATTCCGGCGAACTTCGCCGCCCGCATCATATCGACCTGAAGTCCGGCAAGTATCGCGGACGTCAGGTCCTCGAGCCGAAGGCATCCGTCTAA
- the mtgA gene encoding monofunctional biosynthetic peptidoglycan transglycosylase: protein MAEESNATAPRGPEPEEERPRKRRRSWFRRLVLAFLLVLILPLLLIPIYSIVNPPVTTLMLVKRLGGAPIERSWVTLDDISPNLVNAVVMAEDAKFCRHHGIDLGELRAAWREAQKGGEMRGASTITMQTVKNLFLWPSRSYVRKAVEFPLALYADLVLSKRRILEIYLNVVEWDRGIYGAEAAAQHYFNRPAANLTRAEGARLAATLPAPDLRNPANPGPVTRDLARLFARRAAAAGPHIDCLKK, encoded by the coding sequence ATGGCGGAAGAAAGCAACGCGACAGCACCTCGCGGCCCCGAGCCGGAGGAGGAGCGCCCACGCAAGCGGCGCCGATCTTGGTTTCGCCGTCTCGTCCTGGCGTTCCTCCTTGTTCTTATACTGCCGCTGCTTCTCATTCCGATCTATTCCATCGTCAACCCGCCGGTGACGACACTGATGCTGGTCAAACGCCTGGGCGGCGCGCCAATTGAACGCAGCTGGGTTACCCTCGACGACATCTCCCCCAATCTGGTCAACGCGGTGGTGATGGCCGAGGACGCAAAGTTCTGCCGCCATCACGGCATCGATCTCGGCGAATTGCGGGCTGCTTGGCGCGAAGCGCAAAAAGGCGGCGAAATGCGCGGTGCGAGCACCATCACCATGCAGACGGTCAAGAACCTGTTTTTGTGGCCGAGCCGCTCTTACGTCCGCAAGGCGGTGGAATTTCCACTGGCGCTTTATGCCGACCTCGTCCTGTCGAAGCGGCGGATTCTGGAAATCTACCTGAACGTCGTCGAATGGGATCGCGGCATCTACGGCGCCGAGGCCGCGGCCCAGCATTATTTCAACCGCCCTGCGGCGAACCTCACACGAGCCGAAGGCGCGCGTCTCGCCGCGACCCTGCCGGCCCCGGACCTGCGCAACCCGGCCAATCCCGGCCCGGTGACGCGCGATCTCGCCAGGCTCTTTGCCCGTCGCGCCGCCGCGGCCGGGCCGCATATCGACTGCCTGAAGAAGTAG
- a CDS encoding polyprenyl synthetase family protein: MTITTSANPSRFLPLHTAFVERLNGELDAVLQPERLDAVGTAPERLVAAMRHALLAGGKRLRPFLLAETARLFGRDDECLRAGAAVECLHTYSLIHDDLPAMDNDDLRRGLPTVHRAFDEATAILAGDTLLTLSFQLLAEPETHPDAMVRSELVLMLAKATGAGGMAGGQMLDLAAEHATLTADQVRNLQAMKTGALIAVSCEMGACLAGAGEEDRAVARDFGAALGLAFQIADDLIDKQSTSEEAGKATGKDEAAGKATLVHLLGAEEARRLLDATIAEAETMMRRYGERGETLVAAARFIAQRSH; this comes from the coding sequence ATGACAATCACAACATCAGCAAATCCAAGCCGCTTTCTTCCGCTCCACACGGCGTTTGTCGAGCGCCTCAACGGCGAGCTCGACGCCGTGCTTCAGCCCGAGCGCCTCGACGCCGTCGGGACCGCGCCGGAGCGCCTGGTCGCCGCCATGCGCCATGCGCTTCTTGCCGGCGGCAAGCGGCTTCGTCCCTTCCTGCTAGCCGAGACGGCACGGCTCTTCGGCCGCGATGATGAATGTCTCAGGGCCGGTGCGGCGGTCGAATGCCTGCACACCTATTCGCTCATCCACGACGATCTGCCGGCGATGGACAATGACGACCTTCGTCGCGGTCTGCCGACGGTGCATCGCGCCTTCGACGAGGCGACGGCCATTCTCGCGGGCGACACGCTTCTGACGTTGTCGTTCCAGCTTCTCGCCGAGCCCGAGACGCATCCGGACGCCATGGTGCGCTCGGAACTCGTCTTGATGCTTGCGAAGGCGACCGGGGCGGGCGGCATGGCGGGCGGTCAGATGCTCGATCTCGCCGCCGAGCATGCGACGCTGACCGCCGATCAGGTGCGCAATCTGCAGGCCATGAAGACCGGGGCGCTCATCGCCGTCTCCTGCGAGATGGGGGCCTGCCTCGCCGGGGCGGGCGAGGAGGATCGCGCCGTGGCGCGCGATTTCGGGGCGGCGCTCGGCCTTGCCTTCCAGATCGCCGATGATCTCATCGACAAGCAATCGACGAGCGAGGAGGCCGGCAAGGCGACGGGCAAGGACGAGGCGGCCGGCAAGGCGACGCTCGTGCATCTTCTGGGTGCGGAGGAAGCCCGCCGGCTTCTCGATGCCACCATCGCCGAGGCGGAGACGATGATGCGCCGCTACGGCGAACGCGGCGAAACCCTCGTGGCGGCCGCCCGCTTCATCGCCCAGCGCAGCCACTGA
- a CDS encoding aldo/keto reductase, with the protein MDKRLLGRTGLEISPVVFGGNVFGWTADEATSFDLLDRMVDLGLNTIDTADVYSAWVDGNKGGESETIIGKWLKADPSRRDKVVIFTKVGSEMGEGKKGLSERWITQAVEDSLARLNTDHIDLYFSHWPDADTPYEETLGAYDKLLKAGKIRAVGASNLDAAQLGEALKVAEDKGLPRYDVLQPEYNLYDRSKFDGALRDLVMREEIGVVTYFSLASGFLSGKYRSKEDLSKSKRGAGVEKYLDARGMRILEVLDKVGAAHGAKPAEVALAWVIAREGVTAPIASATSREQLQSLAKAAELRLSAEDVRKLDEASR; encoded by the coding sequence ATGGACAAGCGGCTTTTGGGACGGACCGGCCTTGAGATTTCCCCCGTCGTCTTCGGCGGAAACGTTTTCGGCTGGACGGCCGACGAGGCGACGAGCTTCGATCTTCTCGACCGGATGGTCGATCTCGGCCTCAACACGATCGATACTGCGGATGTCTATTCGGCCTGGGTCGACGGCAACAAGGGCGGGGAATCGGAAACGATCATCGGCAAATGGCTGAAGGCCGACCCCTCACGGCGCGACAAGGTCGTCATCTTCACCAAGGTCGGTTCGGAGATGGGCGAGGGCAAGAAGGGCCTGTCGGAGCGCTGGATCACGCAGGCGGTGGAGGATTCGCTCGCACGCCTCAACACCGATCATATCGACCTTTATTTCTCGCACTGGCCGGATGCCGACACCCCCTATGAGGAAACCCTCGGCGCCTATGACAAGCTTCTGAAGGCGGGCAAGATCCGCGCCGTCGGGGCCTCAAATCTCGACGCCGCGCAGCTCGGCGAGGCGCTGAAGGTGGCCGAAGACAAGGGGCTGCCGCGCTACGACGTGCTGCAGCCGGAATACAATCTCTACGACCGCTCGAAATTCGACGGGGCTTTGCGCGATCTCGTCATGCGCGAAGAGATCGGTGTCGTGACCTATTTCAGCCTCGCTTCCGGTTTCCTTTCCGGCAAATACCGCTCCAAAGAGGATCTCTCGAAGAGCAAGCGCGGCGCCGGTGTCGAAAAATATCTCGACGCGCGCGGCATGCGCATTCTCGAGGTGCTCGACAAAGTGGGCGCAGCGCATGGTGCCAAGCCGGCCGAGGTGGCGCTCGCCTGGGTGATCGCGCGTGAGGGCGTGACGGCGCCGATCGCGAGCGCGACGAGCCGCGAGCAGCTGCAGAGCCTCGCCAAGGCGGCGGAGTTGCGGCTTTCGGCCGAGGATGTCCGCAAGCTGGACGAGGCGAGCCGCTGA